The following proteins are encoded in a genomic region of Lentilitoribacter sp. Alg239-R112:
- a CDS encoding RsmB/NOP family class I SAM-dependent RNA methyltransferase: protein MAHKSGAEKSELIKPGLATRVAATKLLSAIIDKKTSMDGLLDSKGGNPSYLVLSQQDRLLVKAILLSTLRNYGIIDAFIDKLLESPLPGGAVSLRHILRVGAAQILFLDIPDHSAVDLSVEQANADPRNRRFANLTNAILRRMSREKKKRMPGLIHKSINLPTWFYDRLVTSYGDEQAQDIAKTISTPAPVDITVKSDAQGWAERLGGKALTDSSVRLETISGAIPSLDGFEDGEWWVQDVAASLPAKLFGDLTGKRVIDLCAAPGGKTAQLIMAGGRVTALDRSKNRLNRLNENLSRLKFSADLKLGKMEAFETDDLYDAALLDAPCSSTGTIRRHPDVVWTKSEEDIGFLANLQFKLLEHSLTLVKPGGQIIFSNCSMELDEGEKMLEAFLEKNSDKVKLEKIDANLCPGFEEAIASSGILRTTPNFKIGDEKGVDGFFAASLRVI, encoded by the coding sequence TTGGCACATAAATCCGGTGCGGAAAAATCTGAATTAATCAAACCAGGTTTAGCGACACGCGTTGCAGCGACAAAACTTTTGTCCGCAATTATTGATAAAAAAACATCTATGGATGGCCTTTTGGATTCAAAAGGTGGTAATCCAAGTTATCTTGTTCTTTCGCAACAGGATCGTCTTCTGGTGAAAGCTATATTACTTTCAACATTGCGCAATTATGGCATTATCGATGCTTTTATTGATAAGCTTTTGGAAAGTCCGCTCCCTGGTGGCGCAGTGTCATTGCGCCATATTTTGCGTGTTGGCGCAGCGCAAATCTTGTTTTTAGATATTCCCGATCATTCTGCAGTGGATCTGAGCGTTGAACAGGCTAATGCCGATCCGCGAAACAGAAGATTCGCCAATCTAACAAATGCTATTTTGCGGCGTATGTCTCGCGAGAAAAAGAAGCGTATGCCTGGGCTTATTCATAAATCTATTAATCTACCAACTTGGTTTTACGATCGGTTAGTAACATCTTATGGTGATGAGCAAGCGCAAGACATAGCAAAGACAATATCGACACCCGCACCAGTCGATATTACTGTTAAAAGTGATGCTCAGGGTTGGGCGGAGAGGCTTGGCGGAAAAGCCTTGACGGATAGTTCTGTCCGGCTTGAGACGATTTCTGGTGCTATTCCTTCACTTGATGGTTTTGAAGACGGTGAATGGTGGGTTCAGGATGTGGCTGCGAGTTTGCCCGCAAAATTATTTGGTGATCTAACAGGTAAACGAGTGATTGATCTCTGCGCTGCACCGGGTGGCAAAACGGCGCAATTGATTATGGCCGGAGGACGCGTAACAGCGCTTGATCGTTCAAAAAATCGCCTTAATCGTTTGAACGAAAACCTATCTCGTCTAAAGTTTTCTGCTGACCTTAAATTGGGCAAGATGGAAGCTTTCGAGACAGATGACTTATATGATGCTGCGCTATTAGATGCGCCTTGTTCGTCTACGGGAACCATCAGGCGTCATCCTGATGTTGTGTGGACTAAGTCTGAAGAGGATATAGGCTTCTTAGCGAATTTGCAGTTTAAGTTACTCGAGCACAGTTTAACATTGGTAAAGCCCGGTGGGCAGATTATCTTTTCTAATTGTTCGATGGAGTTAGATGAAGGTGAAAAGATGCTTGAAGCATTTTTAGAGAAGAATAGTGACAAGGTAAAACTTGAAAAAATTGATGCTAACTTATGCCCAGGTTTTGAGGAGGCCATTGCTTCATCGGGTATTTTGCGTACGACACCGAACTTTAAAATTGGTGATGAAAAAGGCGTCGATGGGTTTTTTGCAGCCAGCTTGCGCGTAATTTAG
- a CDS encoding heparinase II/III family protein: protein MRRAWRRLRQAVSYIVRNPLSTSNQNPTRLVVAPVDLRQADVFVASEIIEGRFPLAGTAFDANGKNPFLENTTNTDFRHKLHAFRWLRHLRVSDDLCAGHRAMQLTDEWMASHLNKMSGYAWELETATQRLIAFLSHSPIILQKAEQDFYQRFLYCIAQHVRYLRRVVPAQERNAARLKVRIALAMSSICLPSSKTYIRINAAALEQELDKQILPDGGHVSRNPQVLMDLLADLLPLRQTYLNLNQAVPENLLDVMDQMFAALRFFRHSSGDIALFNGSNYVSANYLMSILQNDEKTKENQSNLRDSGYVRLDAARSVILSDVGHAPKGELSKDAHAGCLSFEFSSGANRLVVNSGYPTYRQKDYGEFSRLTAAHSTLIVNDTSSARLSSSKIVGPIIIQEPSIITCENELNDEEIGFTASHDGYAREFNIIHKRQLRLKNDGQLFSGLDTIESVKSGEIANQPIVIRFHIHPSVEISQSENGMIFLSTKDGERWAFTSTVKANVEKDIFFSELLGPVNSQQITLSFITDQERKVAWIFKALHTSYI from the coding sequence ATGAGACGAGCTTGGCGACGTTTGCGCCAGGCTGTTTCATATATTGTGCGAAATCCGCTGAGTACGTCAAACCAAAATCCAACTCGCTTGGTTGTTGCACCGGTAGATTTGCGGCAAGCAGATGTATTTGTGGCAAGCGAAATTATTGAGGGTCGATTTCCTCTCGCTGGTACCGCTTTTGATGCAAATGGCAAAAACCCATTTCTTGAAAATACCACTAACACTGACTTCAGGCATAAGTTGCATGCTTTTAGGTGGCTTAGACACTTGCGTGTCAGTGATGATCTGTGTGCAGGTCATCGTGCAATGCAGTTAACTGATGAATGGATGGCATCTCATTTAAATAAAATGAGTGGTTATGCATGGGAATTGGAGACTGCAACCCAAAGGCTAATTGCGTTTCTTTCTCATTCGCCCATTATTCTGCAAAAAGCTGAGCAGGATTTTTATCAACGGTTTCTCTACTGTATTGCACAGCATGTCCGTTATTTGCGACGTGTTGTGCCAGCACAAGAGCGAAATGCTGCACGGCTTAAGGTCAGAATAGCTCTTGCTATGTCTAGTATTTGTCTTCCTTCATCAAAGACCTATATTCGCATTAATGCTGCTGCATTGGAGCAGGAATTAGATAAGCAGATCTTACCCGATGGGGGGCATGTTTCCAGAAATCCACAAGTCTTAATGGATTTACTTGCCGATCTTTTGCCGTTGCGCCAAACCTATTTGAACCTTAATCAAGCTGTACCAGAAAATCTGCTGGACGTTATGGACCAGATGTTTGCGGCTTTGCGGTTCTTCAGGCATTCCAGTGGAGATATAGCTTTATTTAATGGGTCTAATTACGTGTCGGCAAACTATTTAATGTCGATTTTGCAGAATGATGAAAAAACCAAGGAAAATCAATCGAATCTACGTGATAGCGGTTATGTTCGTTTAGATGCCGCAAGATCTGTTATATTATCAGATGTTGGTCATGCTCCCAAAGGTGAGTTATCCAAAGATGCTCATGCTGGATGTCTATCATTTGAATTTTCTTCCGGCGCTAATCGATTGGTTGTTAATTCCGGATACCCAACATATAGGCAAAAAGATTATGGTGAATTTTCACGGCTGACTGCCGCACATTCAACATTGATTGTAAATGATACTTCATCGGCGCGATTATCGTCTTCCAAAATTGTTGGGCCGATAATCATTCAAGAACCCAGTATTATAACATGTGAAAATGAGTTGAATGACGAAGAGATAGGTTTTACAGCTTCACATGATGGTTATGCACGAGAATTTAACATTATTCATAAACGACAGTTACGATTAAAAAATGATGGTCAGTTATTCTCTGGGCTGGACACTATTGAATCAGTAAAATCCGGCGAAATTGCAAATCAACCAATCGTTATTCGTTTTCATATTCACCCTTCTGTTGAAATTAGCCAATCAGAAAATGGGATGATATTTTTGTCGACAAAAGATGGAGAACGTTGGGCATTTACCTCAACGGTTAAAGCTAATGTTGAAAAGGATATTTTCTTTTCGGAATTACTTGGACCCGTAAATAGCCAGCAGATCACACTGTCTTTTATAACAGACCAAGAGCGTAAAGTGGCGTGGATATTTAAAGCTTTGCATACATCATATATATGA
- the purH gene encoding bifunctional phosphoribosylaminoimidazolecarboxamide formyltransferase/IMP cyclohydrolase: protein MAGHIQSKKHIAPELVRVKRALLSVFDKTGVIELAQKLSDHGVELLSTGGTAKALKDAGLACKDISEITNFPEIMDGRVKTLHPNVHGGLLAIRDDKDHAASMDEHGIVDIDMAVINLYPFEEVRFSGGDYPTTVENIDIGGPAMLRAAAKNHAYVTVVSSPQDYDRIGQMLDQNDGQIPFELRKELAALTYARTAAYDSAVSSWFAQELGLENPRHCAFGGTLKDVMRYGENPHQSAGFYVTGEQRPGVATAQLLQGKQLSYNNINDTDAAFELIGEFDPDRTAACAIIKHANPCGVSEAATLKDAYLQAFACDSTSAFGGIVAFNRELDADTAKEIIKIFTEVIIAPSVSAEAKEIISAKKNLRLLVTGGLPDPRAKGMTAKTVAGGMLVQNRDAGNVDDVDLKIVTKRAPTEIELADLKFAFRVGKHVKSNAIIYVKEGATVGIGAGQMSRVDSSRIAARKAQDAADAIGASEPQTKGSVVASDAFFPFADGLISAIEAGATAVIQPGGSMRDDEVIAAADEAGIAMVFTGMRHFRH, encoded by the coding sequence ATGGCTGGTCATATCCAATCGAAAAAACACATTGCACCCGAACTTGTACGAGTTAAAAGAGCATTACTATCCGTTTTTGATAAAACTGGAGTTATTGAGCTTGCTCAAAAACTATCAGATCATGGAGTAGAGCTCTTATCAACTGGCGGTACTGCGAAAGCACTCAAAGACGCTGGTCTTGCGTGTAAAGATATTTCTGAGATTACGAACTTTCCAGAGATAATGGACGGGCGTGTAAAAACACTTCACCCGAATGTTCATGGTGGATTATTGGCCATTCGTGATGATAAAGATCATGCCGCTTCAATGGACGAACATGGTATTGTTGATATTGATATGGCGGTGATAAACCTTTACCCCTTTGAAGAAGTTCGCTTCTCAGGAGGTGATTATCCCACGACGGTTGAAAATATCGATATTGGCGGCCCAGCAATGCTTCGAGCTGCTGCGAAAAACCATGCCTATGTTACGGTTGTTTCCAGTCCACAGGATTATGATCGTATTGGACAGATGTTGGATCAAAATGATGGTCAAATACCATTTGAGCTTCGAAAAGAATTAGCGGCACTTACGTATGCCCGGACTGCGGCTTATGATAGTGCTGTTTCATCATGGTTCGCTCAGGAATTGGGTTTGGAAAATCCGCGTCATTGTGCATTTGGTGGCACATTGAAAGACGTTATGCGTTACGGTGAAAACCCACATCAGTCTGCTGGTTTTTATGTCACTGGCGAACAGCGCCCCGGTGTTGCAACTGCGCAATTGCTTCAGGGTAAGCAACTTTCATACAATAATATCAATGACACTGATGCAGCTTTTGAGCTGATAGGTGAATTTGATCCTGACCGGACAGCAGCTTGCGCGATTATCAAGCATGCAAACCCTTGTGGTGTTAGCGAAGCTGCGACGTTGAAGGATGCATATTTACAAGCGTTTGCATGTGATTCTACATCAGCATTTGGCGGGATTGTTGCGTTTAACCGAGAGCTGGATGCGGATACGGCGAAAGAGATTATCAAAATTTTTACAGAGGTTATCATCGCGCCATCTGTTAGCGCGGAGGCGAAAGAGATTATTTCTGCTAAGAAAAATTTGCGCCTTCTAGTAACAGGCGGTCTGCCAGATCCACGCGCAAAGGGCATGACAGCAAAAACTGTTGCCGGCGGTATGCTCGTTCAAAACAGGGATGCAGGAAACGTTGACGATGTAGACTTGAAAATTGTCACTAAGCGTGCTCCGACAGAGATTGAACTTGCCGATCTTAAGTTCGCTTTCCGCGTGGGCAAACATGTAAAGTCTAATGCCATTATTTATGTAAAAGAGGGTGCAACAGTTGGGATTGGCGCTGGCCAAATGAGCCGTGTAGATTCATCACGCATCGCAGCTCGAAAAGCACAAGATGCAGCAGATGCAATTGGTGCTTCAGAACCACAAACCAAAGGTAGTGTAGTTGCATCG